From a region of the Burkholderia sp. PAMC 26561 genome:
- a CDS encoding UDP-N-acetylglucosamine 1-carboxyvinyltransferase has protein sequence MSNLIVHGGIALRGEITPSANKNAVLPILCATLLTDQPLRLIGVPDITDVKKILDIFRMLGSSVSMDFTTGVLQLHHHATRFDPVEHRLPEEMRSSIMLVPPLLARFGVARLENDVKGCTLGVREIDPHVEVFERFGARIERTTDSLIVRVESQMTANDHWFDYASVTTTENFVLCAASANGTSSLVNAASEPHVQEFCRFLAMLGVAIDGIGTSRITVTGGKKLGGGEFRFSEDFHEIATFLALGAITGGDIAVKNTAPEQFPLIDRTFAKFGVHVEHSNGWSRTVRDGPLRVRRPFTQNILTKVEAAPWPYLPVDLLPIFIALGVKAEGSAMFWNKVYDGAMGWSGELSKFGAHVFLSDPHRLITFGGLTLTPAKVESPYIIRVAIALLMVAASIEGRSEITNALPIRRAHPRFVENLRSVGANVEWTSSE, from the coding sequence ATGTCCAACCTGATCGTCCACGGCGGCATTGCGCTGCGCGGTGAAATCACCCCGTCCGCCAACAAGAACGCCGTCCTGCCTATTCTCTGCGCCACCCTTCTGACCGACCAGCCATTGCGGCTTATAGGCGTTCCGGACATCACCGACGTCAAGAAGATCCTCGACATTTTCCGCATGCTCGGCAGCAGCGTTTCGATGGATTTCACGACCGGCGTCCTGCAGCTTCACCATCACGCCACGCGGTTCGATCCGGTCGAACACCGGCTGCCGGAAGAGATGCGTTCGTCGATCATGCTGGTGCCGCCGCTGCTCGCACGCTTTGGCGTCGCGCGTCTGGAAAATGACGTAAAAGGCTGCACGTTGGGTGTGCGCGAGATCGACCCGCACGTCGAGGTATTCGAGCGTTTCGGCGCGCGCATCGAGCGCACGACGGACTCGCTGATCGTTCGCGTCGAATCGCAGATGACCGCGAATGATCACTGGTTCGACTACGCATCGGTGACGACGACCGAGAACTTCGTGCTTTGCGCGGCATCCGCAAATGGCACGTCGTCGCTGGTCAACGCGGCATCGGAGCCTCACGTGCAGGAGTTCTGCCGTTTTCTCGCGATGCTCGGCGTGGCGATCGACGGCATTGGAACATCACGCATCACCGTGACCGGCGGCAAGAAACTGGGCGGCGGCGAATTTCGTTTCAGCGAAGACTTTCATGAAATCGCCACGTTCCTCGCGCTCGGCGCTATCACGGGCGGTGATATTGCGGTGAAGAACACGGCGCCGGAACAGTTTCCGCTGATCGACCGGACCTTCGCGAAATTCGGTGTACACGTGGAGCACAGCAACGGCTGGTCGCGCACCGTTCGCGATGGCCCCTTGCGCGTGCGCCGGCCATTCACGCAGAACATCCTGACCAAGGTCGAAGCGGCGCCGTGGCCGTATCTCCCGGTCGACCTGCTGCCGATTTTCATCGCCCTCGGCGTGAAGGCGGAAGGCAGCGCCATGTTCTGGAACAAGGTCTACGACGGCGCCATGGGCTGGTCCGGCGAACTGTCGAAGTTCGGCGCGCACGTGTTCCTGTCGGACCCGCATCGGCTGATCACGTTTGGCGGCCTCACGCTTACGCCGGCCAAGGTGGAAAGCCCATACATCATTCGCGTGGCGATTGCGCTGCTGATGGTTGCCGCAAGTATTGAAGGCCGCTCGGAAATCACCAACGCGCTGCCAATCCGGCGCGCGCATCCGCGATTCGTCGAAAACCTGCGCTCAGTGGGTGCGAACGTGGAATGGACCAGCAGCGAATAA
- a CDS encoding tartrate dehydrogenase produces the protein MTKTYKIAVIPGDGIGTEVMPEALRVLDAATKRFGIAIEYQHIEWASCAYYQEHGQMMPDDWKSQLQDADAILFGAVGWPDTVPDHISLWGSLLKFRREFDQYINLRPARLFEGVPSPLANRKAGDIDFWIVRENTEGEYSSVGGVMFEGTDREFVLQESVFTRHGSERVLKFAFDLAQHREKKKITVATKSNGIAISMPWWDKRAAEVAALYPDVKWDKQHIDILCARFVLNPDRFDVVVATNLFGDILSDLGPACTGTIGLAPSGNLNPDRKFPSLFEPVHGSAPDIAGKNIANPVAMIWSAAMMLEFLGDAKGPERDAHDAILAAIEATLKEGPRTGDLGGKASTTEVGEAIAARLA, from the coding sequence ATGACCAAAACCTACAAGATCGCAGTCATACCTGGCGACGGCATCGGCACCGAAGTGATGCCCGAAGCCTTGCGCGTACTCGACGCGGCCACCAAGCGCTTTGGCATCGCAATCGAATATCAGCATATTGAATGGGCGAGCTGTGCGTACTACCAGGAGCACGGCCAGATGATGCCCGACGACTGGAAGTCCCAACTGCAGGACGCCGACGCCATTCTTTTTGGCGCGGTCGGCTGGCCGGATACCGTGCCCGATCACATTTCGCTCTGGGGATCACTGCTGAAATTCCGCCGCGAATTCGATCAATACATCAATTTGCGCCCGGCGCGCCTGTTCGAAGGCGTGCCCTCGCCGCTCGCGAACCGCAAGGCTGGCGACATCGATTTCTGGATCGTGCGTGAGAATACGGAGGGCGAGTATTCATCGGTTGGCGGCGTGATGTTCGAAGGCACGGATCGCGAATTCGTCCTGCAGGAATCGGTCTTTACGCGTCATGGCAGCGAGCGTGTGCTGAAGTTCGCGTTCGATCTGGCTCAGCACCGCGAGAAGAAAAAGATCACGGTCGCGACCAAAAGCAATGGCATCGCGATCAGCATGCCGTGGTGGGACAAACGGGCCGCAGAAGTGGCTGCGCTTTATCCGGACGTCAAATGGGACAAGCAGCACATCGACATTTTGTGCGCGCGTTTCGTGCTGAACCCGGACCGGTTCGATGTGGTGGTCGCCACCAATCTATTCGGAGACATCCTCTCGGACCTCGGTCCGGCCTGTACCGGCACGATCGGCCTCGCGCCTTCGGGAAATCTTAATCCGGACCGCAAGTTTCCGTCGCTGTTCGAGCCGGTGCATGGATCGGCGCCGGATATTGCGGGAAAAAACATCGCCAATCCGGTCGCAATGATCTGGTCGGCCGCGATGATGCTCGAATTCCTGGGCGACGCCAAAGGCCCCGAACGCGATGCACACGACGCGATCCTTGCGGCTATTGAAGCGACGCTGAAAGAAGGTCCGCGTACAGGCGACCTCGGCGGCAAGGCAAGCACGACCGAGGTCGGCGAAGCTATCGCGGCGCGGCTGGCTTGA
- a CDS encoding DUF2934 domain-containing protein, whose amino-acid sequence MDVQLSEEQIRTLAFYLWEQDGSPEGRADEYWEKARQQLSSGSDSESSADDKTTGFGEEPDAALDRPLAE is encoded by the coding sequence ATGGATGTCCAATTGTCAGAAGAGCAAATTCGCACGCTTGCGTTCTATCTGTGGGAACAGGACGGCAGTCCGGAAGGACGCGCGGACGAGTACTGGGAAAAAGCTCGCCAGCAATTGTCTTCAGGAAGCGATTCCGAAAGCAGCGCTGACGACAAAACCACCGGGTTTGGCGAGGAACCGGACGCGGCCCTTGATCGTCCGTTAGCGGAATAA
- a CDS encoding bifunctional diguanylate cyclase/phosphodiesterase, with product MHRLVPLLIPLLVLFAALSVTWAVWDHEQQASRRELLSQFDFSLGDAVSRVEQRMAAYEQMLHGVQGLFAAGGNVGRDNVRDYVSALNLDANFSGIQAIGVVKWVSAAQKDAHVAAMVKDGLGHYGIAPQGDRDDYAPIVQREPNVGGNRRTPLGFDTWTDPVRRLAMEKARDSGMAVISGKVRLAVDDGPDAQPGFIMYVPVYTRGQSQDNVAQRRAHLAGWVYASFRMSDVIASLYGEQPRGLSLAIYDGVEPSAAALLYRSPDTGRKPPAETISASEYLVVAGHNWTLSLATQDGFKTGFGRNAQWIIAITGTGLSITLALLAWLLVTGHGRAMRLASTMTRELRESEEKFRAIADCTVNWEVWWGPDGKPRWINPSVRQYTGYTVEECMAMSDFAATLIHPEDMPRVALEFKKGLQGHRGHDLEFRCVRKDGSIVWLSVSWVPITDAKGVFTGFRTSGRDITERKQAESELRIAAVAFDSLEGMMVTDANTRILRVNSAFIECTGYSAEELVGKTPRMLQSGRHDAAFFREMWESINRVGGWQGEIWDRRKNGEVYPKWLSISAVTGADGVVSHYVGAHHDITERKIAEERIRELAFFDALTRLPNRTLLIDRLTQAIALSAQKKTCGALLFIDLDHFKTLNDTLGHDKGDALLQQAAGRLAASVGRSDTVARVGGDEFVVVLGSLHENPQEAANETEIIGERILAVLGNPYHLDDVEYRSTASIGATLFSGHHTVIDELLKQADLAMYKSKERGRNAMCFFDPAMQTAVIERATLEAGLRRAIEGDQFVLHYQAQVTDGVIDNTTDSYRVIGAEALVRWQHPEKGLVPPAEFIPLAEETGLILALGDWVLESACTRLAQWMEQPEMAHLTMAVNVSAQQFRQPDFVDKVLTIIRKTGAHPDRLKLELTESLLVDNMQDIVQKMWTLKAKGVVFSLDDFGVGYSSLSYLKRLPLDQLKIDESFVRDVLVDPNDAAIARTIVALAQSLGLGVIAEGVETPAQRDFLASVGCHAYQGFYFSRPMRVESFEAFVRKDDAVAA from the coding sequence CTGCATCGGCTGGTCCCGCTGTTGATTCCGCTACTTGTCCTCTTTGCCGCGCTGAGCGTCACGTGGGCCGTGTGGGATCACGAACAGCAAGCGTCGCGGCGCGAGTTGCTGTCCCAGTTCGACTTCTCGCTCGGCGACGCGGTGAGCCGTGTAGAACAGCGCATGGCCGCCTACGAGCAGATGCTGCACGGCGTGCAGGGCCTCTTTGCCGCCGGCGGCAATGTCGGCCGCGACAACGTGCGCGACTATGTCAGCGCGCTCAATCTCGACGCGAACTTCTCCGGCATCCAGGCAATAGGCGTCGTGAAGTGGGTATCGGCGGCGCAGAAGGACGCACATGTCGCGGCCATGGTCAAGGACGGCCTCGGCCACTATGGCATCGCACCGCAAGGTGACCGCGACGACTACGCGCCGATCGTCCAGCGCGAGCCGAACGTTGGCGGCAACCGCCGCACGCCGCTCGGCTTCGACACCTGGACCGATCCGGTGCGCCGTCTGGCCATGGAAAAGGCGCGCGACTCGGGCATGGCCGTGATATCGGGCAAGGTCAGGCTCGCAGTCGACGACGGCCCCGACGCGCAGCCCGGTTTCATCATGTACGTGCCGGTTTATACGCGCGGCCAGTCACAGGACAACGTTGCGCAGCGCCGGGCGCATCTGGCGGGCTGGGTATATGCATCGTTTCGAATGAGCGATGTGATTGCAAGCCTCTACGGCGAGCAGCCGCGCGGCCTGTCGCTCGCCATCTACGACGGCGTCGAACCGTCGGCTGCAGCGTTGCTCTATCGATCGCCCGATACCGGCAGGAAACCTCCGGCAGAGACGATCTCCGCCAGCGAATATCTCGTGGTAGCGGGCCATAACTGGACGCTGTCCCTCGCCACGCAAGACGGGTTCAAGACCGGATTCGGGCGCAACGCGCAATGGATCATCGCGATCACGGGCACGGGGCTGAGCATCACGCTGGCCTTGCTCGCGTGGTTGCTCGTGACCGGCCACGGACGCGCAATGCGCCTTGCTTCCACCATGACGCGCGAATTGCGCGAAAGCGAAGAGAAGTTTCGCGCCATCGCCGATTGCACGGTCAACTGGGAAGTCTGGTGGGGACCGGACGGCAAGCCGCGCTGGATCAATCCGTCAGTCAGGCAATACACGGGCTATACCGTCGAAGAATGCATGGCCATGTCCGACTTCGCCGCCACGCTGATCCATCCGGAAGACATGCCGCGGGTCGCGCTGGAATTCAAGAAGGGGCTGCAGGGGCATCGTGGTCATGACCTCGAATTCCGCTGCGTGCGCAAGGACGGGTCGATTGTGTGGCTGTCGGTTTCGTGGGTGCCGATCACCGACGCCAAAGGTGTCTTCACGGGCTTTCGCACGAGCGGGCGCGATATCACCGAGCGCAAGCAGGCCGAGTCCGAGTTGCGTATTGCGGCGGTTGCATTCGATTCGCTGGAAGGCATGATGGTCACCGACGCCAATACCAGGATCCTGCGCGTCAATTCGGCGTTTATCGAATGCACGGGTTACAGCGCGGAGGAACTCGTCGGCAAGACGCCGCGCATGCTTCAGTCCGGCCGGCACGACGCCGCCTTCTTCCGAGAGATGTGGGAATCGATCAACCGCGTGGGCGGCTGGCAAGGCGAAATCTGGGATCGCCGCAAGAATGGCGAGGTGTATCCGAAATGGCTGAGCATCTCGGCCGTGACGGGCGCGGACGGCGTGGTCAGCCATTACGTGGGCGCGCATCACGACATCACCGAGCGCAAGATCGCGGAGGAACGGATTCGCGAACTCGCCTTCTTCGACGCCCTCACCCGCCTGCCGAACCGCACACTGCTGATCGATCGCCTCACGCAAGCCATCGCACTCAGCGCGCAGAAGAAGACATGCGGCGCGCTGCTGTTCATCGACCTGGATCACTTCAAGACGCTCAACGACACCCTTGGCCACGACAAGGGCGACGCGCTGCTGCAACAAGCGGCGGGAAGGCTTGCGGCGAGCGTCGGCCGCAGCGATACGGTGGCGCGCGTGGGCGGCGACGAGTTTGTCGTGGTCCTCGGTAGCCTGCATGAAAACCCGCAGGAAGCGGCGAACGAGACGGAGATCATCGGCGAGCGCATTCTCGCTGTTCTCGGCAACCCGTACCATCTCGACGACGTCGAATATCGCAGCACGGCGAGCATCGGGGCGACGCTGTTCTCGGGACATCACACGGTCATCGACGAACTGCTGAAGCAGGCCGACCTCGCCATGTACAAGTCGAAGGAACGCGGCCGCAACGCAATGTGTTTCTTCGATCCCGCCATGCAGACGGCCGTGATCGAACGCGCGACGCTCGAAGCGGGATTGCGCCGCGCGATCGAAGGTGATCAGTTCGTCCTGCACTACCAGGCGCAAGTGACCGACGGCGTGATCGACAACACGACGGACAGCTACCGTGTCATAGGCGCCGAAGCGCTGGTGCGCTGGCAGCATCCGGAAAAGGGACTTGTGCCGCCGGCCGAGTTCATTCCGCTCGCGGAGGAAACCGGCCTGATCCTGGCGCTCGGGGACTGGGTGCTGGAAAGCGCGTGCACACGATTGGCGCAATGGATGGAGCAACCCGAAATGGCGCACCTGACCATGGCCGTGAACGTCAGCGCCCAGCAGTTCCGGCAGCCGGACTTCGTGGACAAGGTGCTGACGATCATCCGCAAGACCGGCGCGCATCCGGATCGCCTGAAGCTCGAACTCACCGAGAGCCTGCTGGTGGACAACATGCAGGACATCGTGCAGAAGATGTGGACGCTCAAGGCGAAGGGCGTGGTGTTTTCGCTCGATGATTTCGGCGTCGGGTATTCCTCGCTGTCATACCTGAAGCGCTTGCCGCTCGATCAGTTGAAGATCGATGAATCGTTCGTGCGCGATGTTCTCGTCGATCCCAACGACGCCGCCATCGCACGCACGATCGTGGCGCTTGCACAAAGTCTCGGACTCGGCGTGATTGCCGAAGGCGTGGAGACACCGGCGCAGCGTGATTTTCTTGCAAGCGTGGGATGCCACGCGTATCAGGGCTTCTATTTTTCACGCCCGATGCGCGTGGAAAGTTTCGAAGCGTTCGTGCGCAAGGACGATGCGGTGGCAGCTTGA
- a CDS encoding LysR substrate-binding domain-containing protein, whose protein sequence is MKTPLSPNLDDLRVFCTVARKSSFSGAAEALSVSAAYVSKRVGVLEADLGTRLLHRSTRRVAITEAGERVYAWAEKILDDVDQLVEDVSTTRRVPRGTLRVSSSFGFGRHIVAPALARLSDKHPQLSVRLDLFDRLVDVAGEGFDLDIRIGDEIAAHLIAKRLASNHRVLCASPQYLKQHGAPRQLADLASHACLAIKERDHPFGLWRLHARGEPVSIKVTGPLSTNHGEVAVQWALAGRGIVLRSLWDVRPLLESGELVQVLPDVTQPANVWAVYPARLAASAKVRVCVDFLADEFAQWSTQPPE, encoded by the coding sequence ATGAAAACACCGCTTTCCCCGAATCTCGATGACCTTCGCGTGTTTTGCACGGTCGCCCGCAAGTCCAGTTTCAGCGGGGCGGCGGAGGCGCTGTCGGTATCGGCGGCGTATGTGAGCAAACGCGTCGGCGTGCTGGAAGCCGACCTGGGTACGCGTTTGTTGCATCGGTCCACGCGCCGGGTTGCGATCACGGAAGCGGGTGAGCGCGTCTACGCATGGGCTGAAAAGATCCTCGATGACGTCGATCAGCTCGTAGAAGACGTCTCCACCACGCGGCGTGTTCCGCGCGGCACGCTGCGAGTATCGAGCAGCTTTGGTTTTGGGCGGCATATCGTGGCGCCGGCGCTCGCGCGTCTCTCCGACAAACACCCGCAACTGAGCGTGAGGCTCGATCTGTTCGACCGTCTCGTCGATGTCGCCGGCGAAGGCTTCGACCTGGACATCCGTATCGGCGACGAGATCGCAGCGCACTTGATTGCAAAGCGGCTGGCATCGAATCATCGCGTGTTATGTGCTTCCCCGCAGTACCTGAAGCAGCACGGCGCGCCCAGGCAGCTTGCAGACCTGGCGAGCCACGCGTGCCTCGCGATCAAGGAACGCGATCATCCATTTGGTTTGTGGCGTCTGCATGCGCGCGGCGAGCCGGTGTCGATCAAGGTGACCGGGCCGCTTTCGACCAATCACGGCGAGGTGGCGGTGCAATGGGCGCTGGCCGGGCGGGGGATCGTGTTGCGTTCGTTGTGGGATGTGCGGCCGCTGCTCGAAAGCGGGGAACTCGTGCAGGTCCTGCCGGATGTCACGCAGCCGGCGAATGTCTGGGCGGTGTATCCGGCGCGGCTGGCGGCATCGGCGAAGGTGCGGGTATGCGTGGATTTTCTCGCCGATGAATTCGCTCAGTGGAGCACGCAACCACCTGAATGA
- a CDS encoding winged helix-turn-helix transcriptional regulator, with protein METRSFSCGLEVALSVIGGKWKPIVLFHLNGGPRRFGELKRLVAGISEKVLIQQVRELAEDGVIMRRDYGEIPPRVDYQMTEFGLTLARALMPLCAWGDANRERIDALLNNKALAASD; from the coding sequence ATGGAAACCCGTTCTTTCAGTTGTGGGCTCGAGGTCGCGTTATCGGTAATCGGCGGAAAGTGGAAACCGATCGTCCTGTTTCATCTGAATGGCGGCCCGCGGCGTTTCGGCGAGCTCAAGCGGCTCGTCGCCGGCATCAGCGAGAAAGTGCTGATCCAGCAAGTGCGCGAACTCGCAGAAGATGGCGTCATCATGCGGCGTGACTACGGCGAGATTCCACCGAGAGTCGACTATCAGATGACCGAATTCGGGTTGACGCTCGCCCGTGCGCTGATGCCGCTATGCGCTTGGGGCGATGCAAACCGCGAACGCATCGACGCTTTGCTTAACAATAAAGCGCTGGCTGCAAGCGACTGA
- a CDS encoding substrate-binding periplasmic protein: MIRNGLGGMLLKLFCLVATVSATTSNAVAAGPDCSRPFTLALHDHGLLYSADTDTGIDKDFADELIRRSGCRVNVSLMSRARIWQLIESGALDFSLSGIANAERDRFATFAWYFTDKYYLLVRKDSGMHRLADFERSDQFQLGVIRSFRYSDSANKLVDTLAAKNRVSQAGGLEPLYEALINRRIQGMIMEPFDYPALEEKRIRDVTTVIEFNDPAVPHGLIMSKKALSPDEQAKWRALVNQMRADGTVLRIFRKYFKPDLAQAMVDFKAPQ; the protein is encoded by the coding sequence GTGATCAGAAATGGTCTTGGCGGCATGCTGCTCAAGCTCTTCTGCCTGGTGGCGACAGTGAGCGCGACTACGAGCAACGCAGTCGCGGCGGGTCCCGATTGCTCCCGGCCCTTTACGCTCGCATTGCACGATCACGGTCTGCTTTATTCCGCCGATACCGACACCGGTATCGACAAGGACTTTGCAGATGAACTCATTCGCCGCAGCGGCTGCAGGGTCAACGTGAGCCTGATGTCGCGTGCGCGCATCTGGCAATTGATTGAATCCGGCGCGCTCGACTTCAGCTTGTCCGGCATTGCGAATGCAGAGCGCGATCGCTTTGCAACGTTTGCGTGGTATTTCACCGATAAATATTATCTCCTCGTCCGAAAAGATTCCGGCATGCACCGTCTGGCGGATTTCGAACGCAGCGACCAGTTTCAGCTCGGCGTCATCCGGAGTTTCCGCTATAGCGATTCCGCCAACAAACTCGTCGATACACTCGCCGCCAAAAATCGCGTCAGTCAGGCGGGCGGCCTCGAACCTCTCTATGAAGCGCTGATCAACCGCCGCATTCAGGGCATGATCATGGAGCCCTTCGATTACCCCGCGCTCGAAGAAAAGCGTATTCGCGATGTCACCACGGTCATCGAATTCAATGATCCTGCCGTGCCGCACGGTTTGATCATGTCGAAAAAAGCGCTTTCGCCCGATGAGCAGGCGAAGTGGCGCGCGCTGGTGAACCAGATGCGCGCGGATGGCACAGTGCTGCGGATCTTCCGCAAGTATTTCAAACCCGATCTGGCGCAGGCCATGGTCGATTTCAAGGCGCCGCAGTGA